A genomic segment from Gracilinanus agilis isolate LMUSP501 chromosome 1, AgileGrace, whole genome shotgun sequence encodes:
- the LOC123232151 gene encoding vomeronasal type-1 receptor 4-like produces MLTSNVCFGIIFFFQTTVGILANFFLLLLYILNFLRNYKSRPLFLILTQLILANITMLVSKGSPEVLHAFEMNNFLDDIGCKMMFFIYRIAHGLSICFTCLLCIFQAIIISPNNSTLSEFKARLPEYIPSYCLFCWILNLLIEIPVPIFIRQPRINTNNSFESNILYCSLGMFVEIYFIMTALRNVLCVGIMLWSSSYMVVLLHRHHQQVQNIHSTSFLSRVPVEIRATQTILLLMGIFVCFYLLHSITLISVTYLDKNGQWLVISPFLSLSFSTLCPFVLLPQAPKHNCILWTRKDADSILS; encoded by the coding sequence ATGCTTACTAGTAATGTCTGCTTTgggattattttcttcttccagacTACAGTTGGAATCTTGGCaaacttcttcctccttttactttatattttgaatttcttaCGTAACTATAAATCAAGACCACTTTTCTTGATTCTAACTCAGCTAATCTTGGCCAATATCACTATGCTAGTTAGCAAAGGAAGCCCAGAAGTGTTACATGCTTTTGAGATGAACAATTTCCTGGATGATATTGGATGCAAAATGATGTTTTTCATTTACAGAATTGCCCATGGGCTTTCAATTTGCTTCACCTGCCTTTTGTGTATCTTTCAGGCCATTATCATCAGTCCCAATAACTCCACACTATCAGAATTCAAAGCCAGACTTCCAGAATATATTCCTTCTTACTGTCTATTCTGTTGGATCCTTAATCTCTTAATAGAAATTCCTGTACCAATATTTATAAGACAACCAAGAATCAACACCAACAATAGCTTCGAATCTAACATTCTATATTGCTCATTGGGAATGTttgtagaaatttattttatcatGACTGCTCTAAGAAATGTGCTTTGTGTGGGAATCATGCTTTGGAGCAGTAGTTATATGGTGGTTCTTCTGCACAGACACCACCAGCAAGTCCAGAACATTCACAGTACCAGTTTCTTATCCAGAGTCCCTGTTGAGATCAGAGCCACCCAAACCATCTTACTACTAATGGGTATCTTTGTCTGTTTTTACTTACTCCATTCCATTACTTTGATTTCTGTCACTTATTTAGATAAAAATGGACAATGGTTGgttatctctccctttctctctctttccttttcaactCTTTGCCCCTTTGTGTTGCTTCCCCAAGCCCCCAAACACAACTGTATTCTCTGGACAAGGAAAGACGCTGATTCCATATTGTCCTAA